The Peribacillus simplex genome contains a region encoding:
- a CDS encoding VOC family protein, whose amino-acid sequence MGVQAEKIFVNLPVKNLDASVEFFTKVGFEFNEQMTNENATCMVISESIYVMLLVEDYFKTFTKKEIPDSAASTEAIVALSVKSKEEVDEIVNRALDAGGKPFNEAIDHGFMYGWSFLDIDGHSWEVFYMDESGFNQN is encoded by the coding sequence ATGGGAGTTCAAGCAGAAAAGATTTTTGTAAACTTGCCTGTTAAAAATTTGGATGCCTCAGTAGAATTTTTCACAAAGGTCGGCTTTGAGTTTAACGAGCAAATGACCAATGAAAATGCAACATGCATGGTTATCAGCGAGTCCATATATGTCATGTTATTGGTGGAAGATTACTTTAAAACGTTTACCAAGAAGGAAATCCCGGATTCTGCAGCGAGTACGGAAGCCATCGTCGCCCTGTCCGTTAAAAGTAAGGAAGAAGTCGATGAAATCGTGAATAGGGCACTGGATGCTGGCGGAAAGCCTTTCAATGAAGCCATTGATCATGGTTTCATGTACGGTTGGAGTTTTCTGGATATCGACGGACACTCTTGGGAAGTATTTTACATGGACGAAAGCGGATTTAATCAAAATTAA
- a CDS encoding PTS sugar transporter subunit IIA, whose product MFKKLFGKKESVEQLLAPINGQVINIEDVPDPVFSGKMMGDGIAILPEEGVVVSPIDAEVIQVFHTKHALGLRTKHGIELLIHIGLETVNLNGEGFEAHVTEGQNVKAGDKLVTFDIDFIKSKAPSIVTPIVITNGELVEKLEKTNSTQANSNETQIMSVYLK is encoded by the coding sequence ATGTTCAAAAAATTATTCGGTAAAAAAGAAAGTGTGGAACAGCTGCTTGCTCCGATTAATGGACAAGTAATCAACATTGAAGATGTTCCGGATCCGGTGTTTTCCGGTAAAATGATGGGGGACGGAATAGCGATTCTTCCTGAGGAGGGAGTGGTCGTATCTCCAATCGATGCAGAAGTAATCCAGGTTTTTCATACTAAACATGCACTGGGCCTCCGTACAAAGCATGGCATTGAATTGTTGATTCATATTGGTTTGGAAACAGTTAACCTTAATGGTGAGGGATTTGAAGCACATGTCACAGAAGGGCAAAATGTAAAAGCGGGAGACAAGCTTGTAACATTTGATATCGATTTTATAAAATCCAAAGCCCCAAGCATCGTAACTCCGATTGTTATCACGAACGGCGAGCTAGTTGAAAAACTGGAAAAAACAAATAGCACCCAAGCGAATAGTAACGAAACACAGATCATGAGTGTTTATTTGAAGTAG
- a CDS encoding iron chaperone, with the protein MEGTNTFHSIDEYIKQFPEEVQEILKTLRKVIRDAAPDAEEKISYQMPTFVLYGNLVHFAAYKKHIGFYPTPSAITAFEAALSEYKCSKGAVQFPLNKPIPYELITEMVIFRVEENKKKKAEGKSKKK; encoded by the coding sequence ATGGAAGGAACCAATACATTTCATTCAATTGATGAATACATTAAACAATTTCCCGAAGAAGTACAGGAGATTTTAAAAACGTTAAGAAAAGTCATTAGGGATGCAGCACCGGATGCAGAGGAAAAGATAAGCTATCAAATGCCTACCTTTGTTTTATATGGAAATCTGGTACATTTCGCTGCTTATAAAAAACATATAGGTTTCTATCCAACTCCAAGCGCCATCACTGCTTTTGAAGCTGCATTATCTGAATATAAATGTTCAAAAGGTGCCGTCCAGTTTCCGCTAAACAAGCCAATTCCTTATGAATTAATAACCGAGATGGTTATATTTAGAGTGGAAGAGAACAAAAAGAAGAAAGCGGAAGGCAAATCAAAAAAGAAATAA